A genomic window from Fusobacterium sp. includes:
- a CDS encoding bifunctional 2-keto-4-hydroxyglutarate aldolase/2-keto-3-deoxy-6-phosphogluconate aldolase encodes MLKKSKILKKITDIGIVAVVRSETIEEGIRISKACVEGGIPAIEVTYTVPGATEVIKALKEQFTSDELVIGAGTVLDTATARIAILAGSEFIVSPAFDEETAKLCNLYQVPYMPGCMTITEITKAMQYGADIVKLFPGSAFGPSFVKAVKAPLPQANIMPTGGVSLENIDEWFKNGVVAVGVGGKLASGSSEDIIATAKAFVEKIKEIRNK; translated from the coding sequence ATGTTGAAAAAAAGTAAAATTTTAAAAAAAATAACTGATATAGGAATAGTAGCAGTGGTAAGAAGTGAAACTATAGAAGAAGGAATCAGAATTTCTAAAGCTTGTGTAGAGGGGGGGATTCCTGCAATAGAAGTTACATATACTGTGCCAGGAGCAACTGAAGTAATAAAAGCTCTTAAAGAACAGTTTACTTCAGATGAATTAGTTATAGGTGCTGGAACTGTATTAGATACAGCTACTGCCAGAATAGCTATTTTAGCTGGATCAGAATTTATAGTTTCCCCTGCTTTTGACGAAGAGACAGCGAAACTGTGTAATTTGTACCAAGTTCCATATATGCCAGGCTGTATGACAATTACTGAAATAACTAAAGCTATGCAGTATGGAGCAGATATTGTAAAACTCTTTCCTGGAAGTGCCTTTGGACCATCATTTGTAAAAGCTGTAAAAGCTCCTCTTCCTCAAGCAAATATTATGCCTACAGGTGGAGTGAGTTTAGAAAATATAGATGAATGGTTTAAAAATGGTGTGGTTGCTGTAGGTGTAGGAGGAAAATTAGCTTCTGGATCTAGTGAAGATATCATAGCCACAGCTAAAGCATTTGTAGAAAAAATAAAAGAGATAAGAAATAAATAA
- the uxaC gene encoding glucuronate isomerase: protein MQDFMNEDFLLKNITSKELYHEYASKMPIFDYHCHLNTQEIAENKSYSNLTQIWLYGDHYKWRAMRSNGVDEKYITGDGSDYEKFLAFAETMEYAYGNPLFHWSHLELKRFFGIEEILNRKNAKIIWDKANELLQTEKFKAKALIKNSNVKALCTTDDPTDSLKYHEKVAQDKEFGVKVLPTFRPDKALFIEKPTFPEWLSVLEKVVDKKISTFKDLVDALSKRTTFFVSKGCVVTDHSIEEPFFKLGNPEEVESIFAKTLSGEKLTKEEVDIYKTSLFIELGKIYNSHNLGMQIHLGALRNNNSRMYDKLGGDIGFDSIGDYSYAKSISGLLNELDKIEQLPKTILYCLNPNDNEMLGTMMGNFQDGKISGKIQFGSGWWFNDQKDGMVKQMTALANLGLLRRFLGMLTDSRSFLSYTRHEYFRRIMCNMIGTWVEEGEIPYDKDILKSMIEEICFNNVKNYFNLDI from the coding sequence ATGCAAGATTTTATGAACGAAGACTTTTTATTAAAGAACATAACCAGCAAGGAATTGTATCATGAATATGCTTCAAAGATGCCTATCTTTGATTATCATTGTCACCTAAATACCCAAGAAATAGCTGAAAATAAAAGTTATAGCAACCTTACTCAAATATGGTTATATGGAGATCATTACAAATGGAGAGCTATGCGTTCCAATGGAGTGGATGAAAAATATATCACTGGAGATGGAAGCGATTATGAAAAGTTTTTAGCTTTTGCTGAAACTATGGAATACGCTTATGGAAATCCTCTTTTTCATTGGTCTCATCTTGAACTAAAAAGATTCTTTGGAATAGAAGAAATACTAAATAGAAAAAATGCAAAAATTATTTGGGATAAAGCTAATGAACTACTTCAAACAGAAAAATTCAAGGCTAAAGCCCTTATTAAAAACTCTAATGTAAAAGCTCTATGTACTACAGATGATCCTACAGATTCATTGAAATATCATGAAAAAGTAGCTCAAGATAAGGAATTTGGTGTAAAAGTACTTCCTACATTCAGACCTGATAAAGCTCTTTTTATAGAAAAACCTACTTTTCCTGAATGGTTATCAGTTTTAGAAAAAGTTGTTGATAAGAAAATAAGTACTTTTAAAGATTTAGTAGATGCTTTATCTAAAAGAACTACATTTTTTGTTTCTAAGGGTTGTGTAGTCACTGATCATAGTATTGAAGAACCTTTTTTTAAATTAGGAAATCCTGAAGAAGTAGAGAGTATATTTGCTAAAACACTTTCTGGAGAAAAATTAACTAAAGAAGAAGTAGATATATATAAAACTTCATTATTTATAGAATTGGGAAAAATTTATAACTCACATAATTTAGGAATGCAGATACACCTTGGAGCTTTAAGAAACAATAATTCAAGAATGTATGACAAACTTGGAGGAGATATTGGTTTTGATTCAATTGGAGACTACAGCTATGCAAAATCTATATCTGGTTTATTAAATGAATTAGATAAAATAGAACAGCTTCCTAAAACAATACTTTATTGTTTAAATCCTAATGATAATGAAATGCTTGGAACTATGATGGGAAATTTTCAAGATGGAAAAATTTCTGGAAAAATTCAGTTTGGCTCTGGATGGTGGTTCAATGATCAGAAAGATGGTATGGTCAAACAAATGACTGCCCTTGCTAATCTTGGATTGTTGAGAAGATTTCTTGGAATGCTTACAGATTCAAGAAGTTTTCTATCTTACACTAGACATGAATATTTCAGAAGAATTATGTGTAATATGATTGGAACTTGGGTAGAAGAGGGAGAAATTCCTTAT